Proteins encoded within one genomic window of Polaribacter sp. NJDZ03:
- a CDS encoding WecB/TagA/CpsF family glycosyltransferase, whose amino-acid sequence MIKLKDVTEKVYANDLSELSLFKTKQIINTINPHSYCEAKKDPFFSQALNESNVLLPDGTGIVLATKVLNGKVIKKIAGADMHQFLLEEAALKKLTIFYLGASENTLSLITTRIKKEFPTITVNTYSPPYKSEFSKEDNLNMIAAVNKCKPDILFVGMTAPKQEKWVHTNSDFLDVKVITCIGAVFDFYAGTVKRSSPFWIKLGLEWFPRLLREPKRLWKRNFVSTPLFLWDLLKAKNYK is encoded by the coding sequence ATGATTAAATTAAAAGATGTTACAGAAAAAGTTTATGCTAACGATTTAAGTGAATTATCACTTTTTAAAACAAAACAAATAATCAATACTATAAACCCTCATTCTTATTGTGAGGCTAAAAAAGATCCGTTTTTTAGTCAAGCTTTAAATGAAAGTAATGTATTGCTGCCAGATGGAACCGGAATTGTTTTAGCTACCAAAGTACTTAATGGTAAAGTAATAAAAAAAATTGCAGGTGCAGATATGCATCAGTTTTTATTGGAAGAAGCAGCATTAAAAAAGTTAACTATTTTTTATTTAGGAGCTTCAGAAAACACATTAAGTTTAATAACAACAAGAATAAAAAAAGAGTTTCCAACCATCACTGTAAATACTTATTCACCGCCTTATAAATCAGAATTTTCTAAAGAAGATAATCTTAATATGATAGCGGCAGTAAATAAATGCAAACCAGATATTTTATTTGTAGGTATGACAGCTCCTAAACAAGAAAAATGGGTGCATACAAATAGTGACTTTTTAGATGTTAAAGTGATTACTTGTATTGGAGCTGTATTTGATTTTTATGCAGGTACAGTAAAGAGATCTAGTCCTTTTTGGATAAAGTTAGGATTAGAGTGGTTCCCTAGATTATTAAGAGAACCTAAACGTTTATGGAAACGTAATTTTGTGTCTACACCTCTTTTTTTATGGGATTTGCTAAAAGCAAAAAATTACAAATAA